Proteins from one Panthera leo isolate Ple1 chromosome D1, P.leo_Ple1_pat1.1, whole genome shotgun sequence genomic window:
- the LOC122201311 gene encoding olfactory receptor 5L1-like, with amino-acid sequence MGTGNCSGVTEFILLGFSEAPELRVTLFSVFLLIYGVTVLGNLGMMAVIQVSCHLHTPMYFFLSHLSFVDFCYSTVIMPKVLSSILKEDKAISFLGCMVQFYFFCTYTITEVFLLAVTAYDRFVAIWNPLLYTVTMSRNLCVELVSCCYLCGMVCSLIQLCLALEIPSCTSNVIDHFFCNLPPLLSLACSDVTMNELLLYIVATFNEITTIVIILTSYLLILITILRMHSAEGRCKAFSTCASHLTAIFVFHGTILFTYCQPSSGNSMDTDKVTTVFYTVVIPMLNPLIYSLWNKDVKEALKKVLGSRLPFEKLFS; translated from the coding sequence ATGGGCACGGGAAACTGCTCCGGTGTGACCGAGTTCATTCTCCTTGGATTCTCAGAAGCCCCTGAGTTGAGAGTCACCCTCTTCTCTGTGTTCCTTCTCATCTATGGAGTCACAGTGCTGGGCAACCTGGGCATGATGGCAGTGATTCAGGTCAGCTGTCACCTTCAcactcccatgtactttttcctcagcCACTTGTCCTTTGTGGACTTTTGCTACTCCACTGTCATCATGCCAAAGGTGCTGTCCAGTATCTTAAAAGAGGACAAAGCCATCTCCTTCCTGGGATGCATGGtgcaattctatttcttttgtacCTATACAATCACTGAGGTCTTCCTTTTGGCTGTGACAGCCTATGACCGCTTTGTGGCCATCTGGAACCCACTGCTGTACACGGTCACCATGTCCCGGAATCTCTGTGTGGAGCTGGTGTCTTGTTGCTACCTGTGTGGGATGGTGTGTTCTCTGATCCAGTTGTGTTTAGCTCTTGAGATCCCGTCCTGCACATCAAATGTGATTGACCACTTCTTCTGCAATCTGCCCCCTCTCTTATCCCTTGCTTGCTCTGATGTCACTATGAATGAACTGCTGCTGTACATCGTGGCCACCTTCAATGAGATCACCACCATCGTGATCATCCTCACCTCCTACTTGCTAATTCTCATCACCATCCTGAGGATGCACTCTGCCGAGGGAAGGTGCAAAGCCTTTtccacctgtgcctcccacctCACAGCCATCTTTGTCTTCCACGGAACAATCCTTTTCACTTACTGCCAGCCCAGTTCTGGCAACAGTATGGATACTGACAAGGTGACCACGGTGTTCTACACTGTAGTGATTCCCATGCTCAACCCCCTCATCTATAGCCTGTGGAACAAGGATGTGAAGGAAGCACTCAAGAAAGTGTTGGGATCTAGATTAccttttgaaaaactattttcttaa